TATTTTCCGATGACGGATTTATGTTTTTAAAATGAGGGGTGTCATTAAGAAATTTGTGATCGAGCTTATCAAGTATCTCTTCTATCCACCCTTCTAATATCCTGAAGTCTATAAGCAGCCCTTCTTCGTTTAATTTTTTTGATTCCACGGAAACTTCGACTGTGAAATTATGTCCGTGGAGTTTTTCACATCTGCCTCCAATATCCTTCAGGTTGTGAGCAGCAGAGAATGCTTTTTTAATAGTTACTTCGTACATCAGATTCCAATATATCAAAGGGAAGAGTATGTCAACTCTGGATGTGAAATGTGTCAATAGCATTTCAATATGTCCGGTTTTCATAGCAAGTGAAATGTCCGGTTTGAAAATTGTTTATAGGTTTAGTTGAACAAAGCTTTTGTTCCCTCTTCTCCAGTTCATTCGGTATTTCACAAAGCGTTAACCCATGGGAAAGACGGTGAGTTGATGAACCGTTTGTATCTATAAGTTCACCTCCAGCATTGTGCCATCCCCCGGATATCCAAAGCGGGGGAGATAGATTTTACAAATAATTACTTGAACTAAGAGGGATAATTCTGATAAATGTGTGGTGGAAAAATGGAAAGCAGGCAAGAAAGTAATATGAATCGCTCACTTTTTTTTGATTCCATAAATGTTGCAACACCGGAAGAGAACATATATAAACGCCTGGGATACCGAAAAG
This portion of the Syntrophales bacterium genome encodes:
- the queD gene encoding 6-carboxytetrahydropterin synthase QueD; translation: MYEVTIKKAFSAAHNLKDIGGRCEKLHGHNFTVEVSVESKKLNEEGLLIDFRILEGWIEEILDKLDHKFLNDTPHFKNINPSSENIAKYIYDMIYEKVSSRKINVSLITVWESENARVSYNGEE